The genomic window AAGCTGCGCGAAGCGGGCGTGGCGCTGCTTGGCGGGCACACCGTGCAGGATCGCGAGATCAAGTTCGGCTATTCGGTCACCGGCGCGGTCGATGCGAAGCGCATTCTCACCAACGCCGGCGCCAGGGCGGGCGATCGCTTAATCCTCACCAAACCTCTCGGCACCGGCATCGTCGGCACCGCGACCAAGTTCGGCCGCGCGCCCGAGCAGGTTGTGGAGCACGCCGTCGCGTCCATGCGTACGCTGAACAAGGCCGCCGCCGAAGCCATTGCCGGCCTGGACGGCGTGCATGCATGTACCGACATCACCGGCTTCGGCCTCGCCGGCCACGGGTCGGAGATGGCCGCCGCCAGCCACGTGACCCTCGAGTTGGATGCGGCCGCCTTGCCGCTGATCCCCGGGGTGCTCGAAATGGTGGCCGCCAACAAGTCGGGCGGTATGGCCACCAACCGCGAGCACTTCGCAGCTGGGGTCGAGTTCGGTCCGGGCGTTACCGATGAGCTCCGGGACCTGGTCTTCGACCCCCAGACCTCCGGAGGCTTGTTCCTGTCGTTAGACCCCTCTCAGGCCGACCAGGCGCTGACCCTGTTGACGAAGGCGGGCGTTCCAGCTTGTTTCGTAGGATCGGTCGAGGTTGAAGGCGGTTGGCGGCTTAGAATCAGGTAATTTTGTCGTTTGCCCAAAAACAAGAGTCTGGCCCGCCTGGCACCTGGGCACTTTTGGCACCGTTAGGCACCG from Acidobacteriota bacterium includes these protein-coding regions:
- the selD gene encoding selenide, water dikinase SelD: MTEQQRRRLTEMVSCAGUASKLAAGELAQVLSGIPVQTDPRILVDYRTADDAGVYAWESGPALVQTVDFFTPIVDDPYLYGQIAAANSLSDVYAMGGRPLTALAIAAFPQDGLHTDDIAQIFRGGFDKLREAGVALLGGHTVQDREIKFGYSVTGAVDAKRILTNAGARAGDRLILTKPLGTGIVGTATKFGRAPEQVVEHAVASMRTLNKAAAEAIAGLDGVHACTDITGFGLAGHGSEMAAASHVTLELDAAALPLIPGVLEMVAANKSGGMATNREHFAAGVEFGPGVTDELRDLVFDPQTSGGLFLSLDPSQADQALTLLTKAGVPACFVGSVEVEGGWRLRIR